A region from the Muribaculum gordoncarteri genome encodes:
- a CDS encoding BamA/TamA family outer membrane protein, whose product MKRLSILLLLSASMLWLNAASADVVADSIPGNERTAYADSLSILNWAPGWAKEYLNSLMRGNVDRTHERKLDLSFAVTPSYTREAGFGIGGAATGLYRVNRLDSVMPPSDVFLSINASLNGFYVLTLKGNNLFADQRSRLSYKLELYRKALDFWGITSEETAKNSKSKYDRRQIDLKAEYVYRMMRNFYFGIEVHADYTDARNMANPEYLLGERPQFYVTGVGLSFEYDSRDNLITPTRGLHIAYKPMIYPVWMGNAPTTFYSHTVIINGYVGLWKGALLAGDWYMKLNSSNSPWTMREMVASDGIRMRGYYMGSYIDNNQIAAQIEYRQNLWKRIGITIWGGGATVFSSFQEFKDKDIRPEWLHNYGVGLRFEFKHNVNARIDYGFGKHTSGLVFAIGEAF is encoded by the coding sequence ATGAAGCGACTTTCTATTCTTTTGCTTTTGTCTGCAAGTATGTTGTGGCTCAATGCTGCTTCAGCTGATGTCGTAGCTGACTCCATACCTGGAAATGAAAGGACGGCCTATGCCGATTCGCTAAGCATATTGAACTGGGCGCCGGGCTGGGCTAAGGAATATCTTAACAGCCTTATGCGCGGAAATGTCGACCGCACACATGAGCGAAAACTCGACCTCTCATTTGCCGTCACACCATCCTATACACGTGAAGCGGGATTCGGTATAGGCGGAGCCGCCACGGGATTGTATCGTGTGAACCGATTGGACTCGGTGATGCCTCCGTCCGATGTTTTCCTCTCGATCAATGCGTCGCTCAACGGTTTTTATGTGCTCACCCTTAAAGGAAATAATCTGTTTGCCGACCAACGGTCACGTCTCTCCTATAAGCTTGAACTGTATCGCAAGGCACTCGACTTTTGGGGAATAACATCGGAAGAAACCGCCAAGAATTCCAAATCCAAGTATGACCGACGACAGATTGACCTCAAGGCCGAGTATGTCTATCGCATGATGCGTAATTTTTACTTTGGCATAGAGGTGCATGCCGATTATACCGACGCGCGCAACATGGCCAATCCCGAGTATCTGCTCGGCGAGCGTCCGCAATTCTATGTCACCGGAGTGGGGCTGTCGTTTGAATATGATTCGCGTGACAATCTGATTACTCCCACGCGAGGATTGCACATTGCCTATAAGCCTATGATTTATCCTGTGTGGATGGGAAATGCTCCTACAACATTCTATAGCCACACCGTTATTATCAACGGCTATGTGGGGCTGTGGAAAGGCGCACTGCTTGCCGGTGACTGGTATATGAAGCTAAATAGCTCGAATTCGCCGTGGACTATGCGTGAAATGGTGGCTTCCGACGGCATAAGAATGCGCGGTTACTATATGGGTTCCTACATCGACAACAACCAGATTGCGGCTCAGATAGAGTATCGGCAGAATCTGTGGAAACGTATAGGCATAACAATATGGGGTGGTGGGGCCACGGTGTTTTCATCGTTCCAGGAGTTCAAGGATAAAGACATCCGTCCTGAATGGCTGCATAATTACGGTGTAGGACTGCGATTTGAGTTCAAGCACAATGTCAACGCACGCATCGACTATGGCTTTGGCAAGCACACATCAGGCCTCGTTTTTGCAATCGGCGAAGCATTCTGA
- a CDS encoding TlpA family protein disulfide reductase, with amino-acid sequence MKKFILSVIIALSWNISMAITPTRYFIGKTEVPESLWESTPDSLKYSILKIEYDSVTVIEADLPMTHYLDSINGDYIIKKRSEEEISAIEKALGISFKNYTTNVTVVSINDKAPQINLVKYSDNSSVTEFIVPGNCYLFSFWATWCGNCLIELKEEFIPSIANEFKDVPTFKFVPICIDSTASELEKFFKSAHGRKWDYLSQTTYLDTDRLANSKYAKSGIMPLNVVVGKDGVIKYIHSGKITTEEELSELRNAIIDGL; translated from the coding sequence ATGAAGAAATTTATACTATCGGTCATTATTGCGTTGTCATGGAACATATCGATGGCAATTACTCCGACACGATATTTCATAGGCAAGACCGAAGTCCCCGAAAGTTTATGGGAATCAACTCCTGACAGTTTAAAATATAGCATCCTAAAAATAGAATATGACAGCGTGACCGTCATAGAGGCAGACCTTCCGATGACTCATTATCTCGATTCGATAAATGGTGATTACATCATAAAGAAACGATCGGAAGAGGAAATAAGCGCAATAGAAAAAGCGTTAGGAATATCATTTAAAAATTACACGACAAATGTAACAGTCGTTTCAATAAATGATAAAGCTCCACAAATCAATCTTGTAAAATACTCCGACAACTCAAGCGTCACCGAATTTATAGTTCCCGGGAATTGCTATCTATTTTCATTCTGGGCAACTTGGTGCGGCAATTGCCTAATAGAGCTTAAGGAAGAGTTTATACCGTCAATAGCCAATGAGTTTAAGGATGTCCCAACATTCAAGTTCGTCCCTATATGTATTGACTCAACAGCTTCGGAATTGGAAAAATTCTTTAAAAGCGCACATGGCCGCAAATGGGATTATTTATCACAAACAACATATCTAGACACAGATCGATTGGCAAATAGTAAATATGCCAAAAGCGGAATAATGCCGTTGAATGTAGTAGTTGGCAAAGACGGCGTTATTAAATACATTCATAGCGGCAAGATTACAACTGAAGAAGAGTTGTCAGAATTACGCAATGCAATTATTGACGGGCTATAA
- the glgP gene encoding alpha-glucan family phosphorylase, whose product MKLQVSNTNAPVWRDIMVKSDLPSKLKPLEVMSRNLWWVWNSEGKSLFRDLDHDLWRATGENPVMLLQKLGFERLQEIIKDEDMMSRIEKVYADFKAYMKEPMRKDVPSVAYFSMEYGLCNALKIYSGGLGVLAGDYIKEASDSRVDMTAVGFLYRYGYFTQTLSVDGQQIANYEAQNFNQLPIEQVVDENGNPVILEVPYPGRVIYSHIWKVNVGRMNLYLMDTDFDMNSEFDRQITHQLYGGDWENRIKQEYMLGIGGILMLKKLGIKTDLYHCNEGHAALLNLQRLVDYVQEDKLDFNVALEIVRASSLYTVHTPVPAGHDYFDEGLFGKYMGEFPAKLGISWADLMNMGRENPNSDERFSMSVFALNTCQEANGVSWLHGEVSKKMFAGIWKGYSWEESHVGYVTNGVHMPTWAASEWKALYEETFGKDFFQHQSDTKFWEKIYTVSDEDIWNLRMTMKNKFINFVRRDFREKWLKNQGDPSRIMSIVDKINPNALIIGFARRFATYKRAHLLFSDLDRLSAIVNNPQFPVQFIFSGKAHPADGAGQGLIKRIMEISRMPQFLGKIIFLENYDMIVAKRLVSGVDIWLNTPTRPLEASGTSGEKAEMNGVLNFSVLDGWWYEGYKFCKQAGWALTEKRTFTDQSQQDKLDAATIYSMLENEIVPLYFAKNSKGYSPEWIQYIKNSIAKIAPHFTMKRMIDDYIDRFYDKEAKRSKKLVAHDYAVAKEIVEWKEKVAAAWDGVSVVSINETIDHNSPKTGEAYSTEIKLDTNGLGTSLAIEQVIYKVEDGIEKMVGTEPFKVVGHDGNIVTYELKNKLREAGVFRYAFRIYPTNVLLPHRQDFAYVRWI is encoded by the coding sequence ATGAAATTACAAGTAAGCAACACTAATGCACCCGTATGGCGTGACATTATGGTGAAATCAGACCTACCCTCCAAGCTCAAACCGCTTGAAGTAATGTCGCGTAACCTGTGGTGGGTATGGAACAGCGAAGGAAAGTCGCTCTTCCGTGACCTTGACCATGACCTTTGGCGTGCAACAGGCGAAAATCCGGTAATGCTTCTCCAGAAGCTTGGATTTGAGCGCCTACAGGAAATCATCAAGGATGAGGATATGATGTCGCGCATCGAGAAAGTATATGCCGACTTCAAAGCCTATATGAAAGAGCCGATGCGCAAGGATGTTCCCTCGGTAGCATACTTCTCTATGGAGTACGGATTGTGCAACGCACTGAAGATTTACTCGGGAGGTCTTGGCGTACTTGCCGGTGACTACATCAAGGAGGCATCGGACAGCCGCGTCGACATGACTGCGGTAGGTTTCCTCTATCGTTACGGTTATTTCACCCAGACACTTTCAGTAGACGGTCAGCAGATAGCCAACTATGAGGCCCAGAACTTCAACCAGCTCCCCATCGAGCAGGTCGTTGACGAAAACGGTAATCCCGTAATACTTGAGGTACCCTATCCCGGCCGCGTAATCTACTCTCACATCTGGAAGGTGAACGTAGGTCGCATGAACCTCTACCTGATGGATACCGACTTCGACATGAACAGCGAGTTTGACCGTCAGATCACCCACCAGCTCTATGGCGGCGACTGGGAAAACCGCATCAAGCAGGAGTATATGCTCGGTATCGGCGGTATACTCATGCTGAAGAAGCTCGGCATCAAGACCGACCTCTACCACTGCAACGAAGGCCATGCCGCACTGCTTAACCTCCAGCGTCTTGTCGACTATGTTCAGGAGGACAAGCTCGATTTCAACGTTGCCCTTGAAATCGTACGTGCATCAAGCCTCTATACCGTACACACCCCCGTTCCCGCAGGACACGACTACTTCGACGAAGGCCTCTTCGGCAAGTATATGGGTGAATTCCCCGCAAAACTCGGCATCAGCTGGGCCGACCTCATGAACATGGGTCGTGAAAATCCCAACTCGGACGAGCGCTTCTCAATGAGTGTATTCGCACTCAACACCTGCCAGGAAGCAAACGGCGTAAGCTGGCTCCACGGCGAAGTGTCAAAGAAGATGTTTGCCGGTATCTGGAAGGGTTACAGCTGGGAAGAGTCACACGTAGGTTATGTAACCAACGGCGTACACATGCCCACATGGGCCGCTTCGGAATGGAAGGCTCTCTACGAGGAAACATTCGGAAAGGACTTCTTCCAGCATCAGAGCGACACCAAGTTCTGGGAAAAGATATACACTGTATCGGATGAGGACATCTGGAATCTCCGCATGACGATGAAGAACAAATTCATCAACTTCGTTCGTCGTGACTTCCGTGAAAAGTGGCTCAAGAACCAGGGCGATCCCTCGCGCATCATGTCGATTGTCGACAAGATCAATCCTAATGCGCTCATCATCGGTTTTGCCCGTCGATTTGCCACCTACAAGCGCGCTCACCTTCTGTTCTCCGACCTTGACCGTCTGTCGGCCATCGTAAACAATCCCCAGTTCCCCGTTCAGTTCATCTTCTCGGGTAAGGCACACCCCGCCGACGGCGCAGGTCAGGGCCTCATCAAGCGCATCATGGAGATTTCACGCATGCCTCAGTTCCTCGGAAAGATCATCTTCCTTGAAAACTACGACATGATAGTTGCCAAGCGCCTCGTATCGGGCGTCGACATTTGGTTGAACACCCCCACCCGTCCCCTCGAGGCATCGGGTACATCAGGCGAAAAGGCCGAGATGAACGGTGTGCTTAATTTCTCGGTACTTGACGGATGGTGGTATGAGGGTTACAAGTTCTGCAAGCAGGCAGGATGGGCTCTCACCGAAAAGCGTACATTCACCGACCAGTCACAGCAGGACAAGCTTGATGCAGCAACAATCTACTCTATGCTTGAGAACGAAATCGTTCCCCTTTACTTCGCAAAGAACTCCAAGGGATATTCACCCGAGTGGATTCAGTACATCAAGAACTCAATAGCCAAGATAGCTCCCCACTTCACAATGAAGCGCATGATCGACGACTACATCGATCGCTTCTACGACAAGGAGGCCAAGCGTTCAAAGAAGCTTGTAGCCCACGACTATGCAGTAGCAAAGGAAATCGTAGAGTGGAAAGAGAAGGTAGCTGCAGCTTGGGACGGTGTATCGGTAGTATCAATCAACGAAACAATCGACCACAACTCACCCAAGACAGGAGAGGCTTACTCTACTGAAATCAAGCTCGACACCAACGGCCTTGGCACAAGCCTCGCCATCGAGCAGGTTATCTACAAGGTAGAGGACGGCATTGAGAAGATGGTAGGCACCGAGCCGTTCAAGGTTGTAGGACACGACGGAAACATCGTGACTTATGAGCTCAAAAACAAGCTTCGTGAAGCCGGAGTGTTCCGCTATGCATTCCGCATCTACCCCACCAACGTGCTTCTGCCTCATCGTCAGGACTTCGCTTACGTGCGCTGGATCTAA
- a CDS encoding glycosyltransferase, with product MDKAPVNVDLLFETSWEVCNKIGGIYTVLSTKAKTLQKLYKDKTIFIGPDVWNDENPSPYFVPSRTLLKDWKAQAQFPEGVSVRVGRWDIPGRPIVVLVKFDGMYAVKDSFYGRMWDLYKVDSLHAYGDYDEACAFSHAAGIVIESICQFTGIADKKVIAHFDEWTTGMGLLYINDKMPEVGTIFTTHATCIGRSICGNGKPLYDYLRGYNGDQMASELNMQSKHSLEKAAALQADCFTTVSDITAIECEQLLERRPLVTPNGFEQNFVPTKGKFVPSREAARKTLLNVASSLLGYKMPDDTFIIATSGRCEYHNKGIDLYLDSIARLRENKLSRTVLAFVMVPAWAKEARPELQAALTAKRKSPIGDSVLTHTLNNPDQDPINCRIRGIGFANAKADNVKVIYVPCYLNGSDGIFDKTYYDLLIGMDATVFPSYYEPWGYTPLESIAFGVPTITTTLSGFGQWILSTEDATFSECGVNVVARGDFNYNEVADRIAKSLEYLINSNPASLAMISSRAMNTASLAAWSYFIEYYVKAFEVALNAAAQRIGK from the coding sequence ATGGATAAAGCGCCGGTAAACGTTGACCTGCTGTTTGAAACAAGTTGGGAGGTTTGCAATAAGATTGGAGGCATTTACACAGTGCTCTCTACCAAAGCCAAAACGCTACAAAAGCTCTATAAAGACAAGACAATATTCATAGGCCCGGATGTATGGAATGATGAAAATCCATCACCCTATTTTGTTCCATCACGTACATTATTAAAGGATTGGAAAGCTCAGGCACAGTTTCCCGAGGGAGTCAGTGTGCGAGTTGGCCGTTGGGACATTCCCGGCCGCCCCATTGTCGTGCTGGTAAAATTTGACGGAATGTATGCCGTAAAGGATTCATTCTACGGCCGCATGTGGGACCTTTATAAGGTAGATTCACTTCATGCCTACGGCGATTACGATGAAGCTTGTGCATTTTCCCATGCCGCAGGCATCGTCATCGAAAGCATCTGCCAATTTACAGGCATAGCCGACAAGAAAGTAATAGCTCATTTCGACGAATGGACCACCGGAATGGGACTTCTCTACATAAATGACAAGATGCCCGAAGTTGGCACTATATTCACAACTCATGCCACCTGCATAGGCCGCAGCATCTGCGGCAACGGCAAGCCGCTCTACGACTATCTGCGCGGCTACAACGGCGACCAGATGGCGTCGGAGCTGAACATGCAGTCAAAACATTCACTGGAAAAGGCGGCAGCCCTTCAGGCCGACTGCTTCACAACAGTGAGTGACATAACCGCCATCGAGTGCGAGCAGCTTCTTGAGCGCCGTCCGTTGGTAACACCCAACGGATTTGAGCAAAACTTTGTTCCGACTAAAGGCAAATTCGTTCCGTCGCGCGAAGCCGCACGCAAGACGCTTCTCAACGTAGCGTCATCGCTTCTCGGCTACAAGATGCCCGACGACACATTCATCATCGCCACATCGGGACGCTGCGAATACCACAACAAAGGCATCGACCTCTATCTCGATTCAATAGCACGACTTCGCGAAAACAAGCTTAGCCGCACTGTGCTTGCATTTGTCATGGTGCCCGCATGGGCCAAGGAGGCGCGCCCCGAGCTACAGGCCGCACTCACCGCAAAGCGCAAGAGTCCGATAGGCGATTCAGTGTTGACCCATACGCTCAACAACCCCGACCAAGATCCCATTAACTGCCGCATAAGAGGCATCGGTTTTGCCAACGCCAAGGCCGACAACGTAAAGGTGATATATGTACCTTGCTATCTCAACGGCTCCGACGGAATATTTGACAAGACCTACTATGACCTGCTCATAGGCATGGACGCTACAGTGTTCCCGTCCTACTATGAGCCCTGGGGTTACACTCCGCTCGAAAGCATTGCATTCGGCGTGCCCACTATAACCACAACGCTGTCGGGATTCGGCCAATGGATTCTGTCGACCGAAGACGCCACCTTCAGCGAATGCGGCGTCAACGTAGTGGCCCGCGGCGACTTCAACTACAACGAGGTAGCCGACCGCATAGCCAAGTCGCTTGAATATCTCATCAACTCCAATCCGGCAAGTCTTGCCATGATAAGCTCAAGAGCCATGAACACGGCATCGCTTGCGGCATGGAGCTACTTCATCGAATATTATGTAAAAGCCTTTGAAGTCGCACTCAATGCGGCAGCTCAACGCATAGGCAAATAA
- the rmuC gene encoding DNA recombination protein RmuC, with amino-acid sequence MLYPLIYIFTGLAAGIVIALLTSKSKIDTLNSSLRSMEARLDEASRRERHLQDENRRLSQLSSELNAKSSALSKEIEMLRQQKAHDEEARTKQYNEQLRLMQEQVKSATQEMLNLRSKELHESNARQMDSIITPLKENIKEMKTAMDQSRDTHTRTTASLRQAIEDIMKRTASIGDEADKLARALRHENKTQGNWGEIVLGELLESQGLKKGIHYDVQSTLRDKNGKPILNERTDKRMIPDVVLHYPDGKDAIIDSKASLSAFIDYNAAEDDNERAAALKRHTISIRNHVKELVAKDYKRYIVHPRQSLDYVIMFVPNESALQLALYNDPSLWRDALREGVFITGEQNLTAALRIIHLAWTQEVQAQSQRKVFEEATTMVERVGEFCKALEAVGERIDKANEAYEYAMKKLQGRMSILGPARRLKEMGFKDKDKFPIPDLPEIPTDTDDNIS; translated from the coding sequence ATGCTATATCCTCTTATATATATTTTCACAGGACTGGCAGCCGGCATTGTAATAGCCCTGCTGACAAGCAAGTCCAAGATCGACACATTAAATTCATCACTGCGCTCAATGGAAGCGCGACTTGATGAGGCATCACGACGCGAGCGTCACCTGCAGGACGAGAACCGGCGCCTGTCGCAACTGTCATCGGAACTCAACGCCAAATCGAGCGCCCTTTCAAAAGAGATAGAGATGCTGCGACAACAGAAAGCACATGACGAGGAGGCGCGCACAAAACAATATAACGAACAGTTGCGCCTGATGCAGGAGCAGGTCAAAAGCGCGACACAGGAGATGCTCAACCTGCGCTCAAAAGAGCTGCACGAATCCAACGCCCGACAGATGGACTCCATAATCACCCCGCTGAAGGAGAATATCAAGGAGATGAAAACCGCCATGGACCAGTCACGCGACACCCACACCCGCACAACGGCCTCGCTGCGTCAAGCAATCGAGGACATCATGAAACGCACCGCTTCGATAGGCGACGAAGCCGACAAGCTGGCACGGGCACTGCGTCATGAGAACAAGACTCAAGGCAACTGGGGCGAAATTGTGCTCGGCGAGTTGCTTGAAAGCCAAGGGCTGAAAAAGGGCATCCACTACGATGTCCAGTCGACATTGCGCGACAAAAACGGCAAACCCATACTTAACGAGCGCACCGACAAGCGCATGATTCCCGATGTGGTGCTGCACTACCCCGACGGCAAAGATGCAATAATCGACTCAAAGGCATCGCTGTCGGCATTCATCGACTATAACGCCGCCGAGGACGACAACGAGCGCGCCGCCGCCCTGAAACGGCACACGATAAGCATAAGAAACCATGTTAAGGAGCTTGTGGCGAAGGACTACAAGCGTTACATCGTGCATCCCCGCCAATCACTCGACTATGTAATAATGTTTGTACCAAACGAGTCGGCACTGCAGCTCGCACTATACAACGACCCGTCGCTATGGCGCGACGCCCTGCGCGAAGGAGTGTTCATAACCGGCGAACAGAACCTCACGGCCGCACTGCGCATAATACATCTGGCATGGACCCAGGAGGTACAGGCACAGAGCCAGCGAAAGGTGTTTGAGGAAGCGACAACCATGGTGGAACGCGTGGGCGAATTCTGCAAGGCCCTTGAAGCCGTGGGCGAACGCATCGACAAGGCAAATGAAGCTTACGAATACGCCATGAAGAAACTTCAAGGCCGAATGAGCATACTCGGCCCGGCACGACGCCTTAAAGAGATGGGATTCAAAGATAAAGACAAATTCCCCATTCCCGACCTGCCGGAGATTCCGACCGACACAGACGACAACATAAGTTAA
- a CDS encoding anaerobic ribonucleoside triphosphate reductase codes for MIQTVVKRDGRVVGYNDEKIKAAIRKAMLQTEMGEDEALIHKITDRISMTGNERMTVEEIQDKVELELMKSPRKEVAKRYIAYRDQRNIARRAKTRDMFLEIIEAKSNDITRENANMNTDSPAGMMMKFASETTKPFVDDYLLSHEAREAVRNGYLHIHDKDYYPTKSLTCVQHPLDNILEHGFTAGHGESRPAKRIETASIIGCISLETAQNEMHGGQAIPAFDFYLAPFVRSSYVEEVKNVESLTGEDYSSLYEAPIDDYLKRPLDGLKGEERAKQHAINKTVGRVHQAMEAFIHNMNTIHSRGGNQVVFSSINYGTDTSAEGRCIIRELLNSTYEGVGNGATAIFPIQIWKKKRGVSYLPEDRNYDLYKLACKVTARRFFPNFVNLDATFNHHEKWDINDPHRYRYEVATMGCRTRVFENRFGEKTSIGRGNLSFSTINIVRIAIECMNIVDKEERIHRFFSKLDEVLEIAARQLCDRYDFQKTALAKQFPLLMSRLWNGSENLKPNDTIESVINQGTLGIGFIGLAECLVALVGKHHGESEEAQALGLRIVSHMRSRANEFSEKYQHNFSVLATPAEGLSGKFTKVDRKSFGVLPGITDKIYYTNSNHVPVYYHCSPRHKAKVEAPYHELTRGGHIFYVEIDGDATHNPEAISDIVDLMDKYNIGYGSVNHNRNRCMACGYEDAQENLDECPKCGSHDIDKLQRITGYLVGTTDRWNNAKLAELNDRIVHK; via the coding sequence ATGATACAAACCGTAGTTAAGCGTGACGGGCGCGTAGTCGGCTATAATGATGAAAAAATCAAGGCCGCAATCCGTAAAGCGATGCTTCAAACCGAAATGGGTGAAGATGAGGCTTTGATTCATAAGATCACTGACCGCATCAGTATGACCGGTAACGAGCGAATGACCGTGGAGGAGATTCAGGACAAGGTTGAGCTTGAACTGATGAAGAGCCCCCGCAAGGAGGTGGCCAAGCGATATATCGCTTATCGTGACCAACGAAACATTGCGCGTCGTGCCAAGACACGGGATATGTTTCTGGAGATTATCGAGGCAAAGAGCAACGACATAACTCGCGAGAACGCCAACATGAACACCGATTCGCCTGCAGGCATGATGATGAAGTTTGCAAGCGAAACCACCAAGCCTTTTGTCGACGACTATCTCTTGTCGCATGAAGCACGTGAGGCTGTGCGTAACGGATACCTTCACATCCATGACAAGGATTACTATCCCACCAAGAGTCTTACCTGTGTACAGCATCCTCTCGACAACATTCTGGAGCATGGCTTCACTGCCGGACATGGTGAATCGCGTCCGGCCAAGCGCATCGAAACTGCAAGTATCATTGGTTGTATTTCGCTTGAAACGGCACAAAACGAGATGCACGGCGGACAGGCCATTCCCGCCTTTGATTTCTATCTGGCTCCGTTTGTGCGCTCATCCTATGTCGAGGAGGTGAAGAATGTCGAGTCGCTCACCGGCGAGGACTATTCATCGCTTTATGAAGCTCCCATCGACGACTACCTCAAGCGTCCGCTTGACGGTCTTAAGGGCGAGGAGCGTGCCAAGCAGCATGCAATAAACAAAACTGTGGGCCGTGTGCATCAGGCAATGGAGGCGTTTATCCACAACATGAACACAATTCATTCGCGTGGCGGAAATCAGGTGGTGTTCAGCTCGATAAACTACGGTACCGACACATCGGCCGAAGGTCGCTGCATAATCCGTGAATTGCTCAACTCCACCTACGAGGGAGTGGGTAACGGTGCAACTGCGATTTTCCCCATACAGATATGGAAGAAGAAGCGCGGTGTAAGTTATCTGCCCGAGGATCGTAATTACGATCTCTACAAGCTTGCTTGTAAGGTTACCGCTCGTCGTTTCTTCCCCAATTTCGTGAATCTCGACGCCACTTTCAATCATCATGAAAAGTGGGATATAAACGATCCTCACCGTTACCGTTATGAAGTGGCCACGATGGGTTGTCGCACACGAGTTTTTGAAAATCGTTTCGGCGAGAAGACATCGATTGGTCGAGGTAACTTGAGTTTCTCCACAATTAATATAGTACGCATAGCCATTGAGTGCATGAACATCGTCGACAAAGAGGAGCGTATACATCGTTTCTTCTCAAAGCTCGATGAGGTTCTTGAAATCGCTGCTCGTCAGCTGTGTGACCGTTATGACTTCCAGAAGACGGCTCTTGCCAAGCAGTTCCCGTTGCTGATGTCACGCCTGTGGAACGGAAGTGAGAACCTGAAACCCAACGACACCATAGAGTCGGTTATCAATCAGGGTACCCTCGGCATCGGATTTATCGGTCTTGCCGAGTGTCTTGTCGCTCTTGTGGGCAAGCATCACGGTGAAAGCGAGGAGGCGCAGGCTCTTGGATTGCGCATTGTGTCGCACATGCGTAGCCGTGCCAATGAATTCTCTGAGAAGTATCAGCACAACTTCTCGGTTCTTGCCACTCCCGCCGAGGGTCTGTCGGGTAAGTTTACCAAGGTTGACCGCAAGAGTTTCGGCGTGTTGCCGGGCATAACCGACAAGATTTATTACACCAACTCCAACCATGTGCCTGTCTACTATCACTGTTCGCCGCGTCACAAAGCGAAGGTTGAGGCGCCGTATCATGAGTTGACTCGCGGAGGTCACATATTCTATGTGGAAATTGACGGTGACGCAACTCACAATCCCGAGGCGATAAGCGACATTGTCGACCTGATGGACAAGTATAACATCGGTTACGGATCGGTGAATCACAATCGCAACCGATGCATGGCATGCGGATATGAGGATGCGCAGGAGAACCTTGACGAATGTCCTAAATGCGGCAGTCATGACATTGACAAGCTGCAGCGCATAACCGGTTATCTCGTGGGAACGACCGACCGCTGGAACAATGCCAAACTGGCTGAACTTAACGATCGCATAGTACACAAATAG
- the nrdG gene encoding anaerobic ribonucleoside-triphosphate reductase activating protein: MSLRVIDIVGGTSVDGPGLRTSVYFAGCNHHCPGCHNPQSWDFEGGEAMSVIRIKEIIDDCDFNVTFSGGDPLMQPINEMVELARLLKADGRTIWCYTGYSYEYVASRSEYKELLACIDVLVDGPFVESLRDISLRFRGSSNQRLVDVARSTPDCVVEWKG, from the coding sequence ATGTCACTACGTGTAATAGATATAGTGGGCGGAACTTCGGTCGACGGACCGGGGCTCCGCACCTCTGTTTATTTTGCCGGCTGCAATCACCACTGCCCGGGCTGTCACAATCCGCAGTCTTGGGATTTTGAAGGGGGTGAGGCTATGTCGGTTATCCGTATCAAGGAGATTATTGATGATTGTGACTTTAATGTAACATTCTCGGGAGGTGACCCGTTGATGCAGCCTATTAACGAGATGGTCGAGTTGGCACGCCTGCTGAAGGCCGACGGCCGCACTATATGGTGCTACACGGGTTACAGTTATGAATATGTAGCCTCTCGTTCCGAGTATAAGGAGTTGCTCGCATGCATCGATGTTCTTGTCGACGGCCCATTCGTCGAGTCGCTGCGTGACATCTCACTCCGTTTCCGGGGCTCATCCAATCAGCGTCTTGTCGATGTCGCTCGTTCCACACCCGATTGCGTGGTGGAGTGGAAGGGCTGA